One genomic segment of Paenibacillus durus includes these proteins:
- a CDS encoding Lrp/AsnC family transcriptional regulator, protein MEQVNELKRKVLELLKEDARRTPELLATLLGAEEEEVKTAIEQMEKDHVIVKYATVVNWDKVDDERVTALIEVQITPERGRGFEGIAERIYLYPQVKSVYLMSGAYDLLVEVEGRNLREVANFVSEKLSPIDSVLSTKTNFTLKKYKQDGIIFEDHEEDNRLMISP, encoded by the coding sequence ATGGAACAAGTGAATGAGCTGAAGAGAAAAGTGCTGGAACTGCTCAAAGAGGATGCCAGAAGAACCCCGGAGCTTTTGGCGACGCTGCTTGGAGCGGAAGAAGAAGAAGTGAAGACTGCGATCGAGCAGATGGAGAAGGATCATGTTATCGTTAAATACGCGACCGTGGTCAATTGGGATAAAGTGGACGACGAGCGGGTTACGGCTCTGATTGAGGTGCAGATTACCCCTGAGCGCGGACGAGGATTTGAGGGCATCGCCGAACGAATTTACCTTTATCCCCAGGTGAAGTCGGTCTATCTGATGTCCGGCGCCTATGACCTGCTGGTGGAAGTGGAGGGCCGCAACTTGCGCGAGGTCGCGAACTTCGTCTCCGAGAAGCTGTCTCCCATTGACTCCGTACTGTCGACCAAGACGAATTTCACCCTTAAAAAATATAAACAGGACGGGATTATTTTCGAAGATCACGAAGAAGACAACCGTCTGATGATCTCCCCGTAA
- a CDS encoding spore coat protein — protein MYSQTGNAFMQDEDLLNIILADLKRTVGEYTTATTESACPTVRRTFSDLTMDTLRLHGELFTQMSQMNMYQAPSKALRQELDKEIQNAHQTQQKSQQFIQQKMSGQGAYAQAPNVSQHQANVHNPYYM, from the coding sequence GTGTACTCACAAACTGGAAATGCATTTATGCAGGACGAGGATTTGCTGAATATCATCCTGGCAGATTTGAAACGGACGGTCGGAGAATATACGACAGCCACGACTGAATCCGCATGTCCGACCGTTCGCCGCACCTTCAGTGATCTGACCATGGATACGCTCCGCCTTCATGGCGAGCTGTTCACGCAGATGTCGCAGATGAATATGTACCAGGCTCCTTCCAAGGCGCTGCGCCAGGAGCTGGATAAAGAAATTCAGAATGCGCATCAGACTCAGCAAAAATCGCAGCAGTTCATTCAGCAAAAAATGAGCGGCCAAGGCGCATATGCCCAAGCGCCAAATGTATCGCAGCATCAAGCTAACGTGCATAACCCTTACTATATGTAA
- a CDS encoding aspartyl-phosphate phosphatase Spo0E family protein — translation MMVLCSDYYMWFGAKRFPESGKTSARDDAVSCSLSLEEEIHLLRKRMEQLFMQEKSLTSDNVVEISSKLDLKINEYMKRHSRNK, via the coding sequence ATGATGGTGCTTTGTTCCGATTACTATATGTGGTTTGGCGCGAAGCGTTTCCCGGAAAGCGGAAAAACTTCTGCCAGAGATGATGCTGTCTCGTGCAGCCTCTCCCTCGAAGAGGAGATCCACCTACTCCGGAAACGAATGGAGCAGTTGTTTATGCAGGAGAAGTCACTCACCTCGGATAACGTAGTGGAGATTAGCAGCAAGCTGGATTTGAAGATTAACGAGTATATGAAGAGACATTCCCGCAATAAATAA
- a CDS encoding aminotransferase class I/II-fold pyridoxal phosphate-dependent enzyme, with product MITNKTQLSGEQSKSMSSYLSPLVQQIQPSGIRRFFDMAAGSKDIISLGVGEPDFKTPWHVREACVYSLERGFTGYTSNAGMPELREGIANYLHTRFNLDYDPANQIITTVGGSEAIDLALRALISPGDEILIPEPCYISYSPITSIGGGIPVGIETFGKDRFKLTAEGLEAKITPRSKILILCYPSNPTGAIMSREDWEPIAKVVEKHDLIVISDEIYAELTYGSNHVSFVSLPGMMDRTILVSGFSKAFAMTGWRMGYACGHPELISAMLKIHQYTVMCAPSMGQVAALEALTNGMEEKDRMVDSYNQRRRLIVKGLREAGLECHEPQGAFYAFPSIAGTGLTSDEFAKRLLREFRVAAVPGSVFGLGGEGYLRCSYATSVSQLNEALERIGALVALLKNERENKA from the coding sequence ATGATTACGAATAAAACCCAGCTGTCCGGAGAACAGAGCAAATCGATGTCTTCCTATCTGTCTCCGCTGGTTCAGCAGATTCAGCCTTCGGGCATCCGCAGATTTTTCGATATGGCCGCAGGGAGCAAGGATATCATCTCTTTAGGGGTGGGCGAGCCGGATTTCAAGACGCCGTGGCATGTCAGGGAAGCCTGCGTCTATTCACTGGAACGGGGATTCACCGGATATACCTCCAACGCGGGAATGCCGGAGCTGCGCGAGGGGATTGCAAATTATCTTCATACCCGCTTTAACTTGGACTACGATCCTGCGAACCAGATTATCACGACTGTCGGCGGCAGTGAAGCGATCGATCTGGCGCTTCGCGCGCTGATATCGCCGGGAGACGAAATTTTGATCCCTGAGCCTTGCTATATTTCGTACTCTCCGATTACCTCGATAGGCGGCGGTATTCCCGTCGGCATTGAGACGTTCGGCAAGGACCGGTTCAAGCTGACGGCTGAAGGGCTGGAAGCAAAAATTACACCGCGGTCCAAAATTCTGATTCTGTGCTACCCGAGCAATCCGACGGGAGCGATCATGAGCCGGGAAGACTGGGAACCCATCGCCAAGGTGGTTGAGAAGCACGATCTGATCGTCATTTCCGACGAAATTTACGCTGAGCTGACCTACGGCAGCAATCATGTCAGCTTCGTCTCCCTGCCCGGAATGATGGACCGCACGATTCTCGTCAGCGGCTTTTCCAAGGCATTCGCGATGACGGGCTGGCGGATGGGCTATGCCTGCGGGCATCCCGAGTTGATCTCGGCCATGCTCAAAATTCACCAGTACACTGTCATGTGCGCGCCTTCCATGGGCCAGGTAGCGGCGCTTGAGGCGTTGACGAATGGCATGGAGGAAAAAGACCGAATGGTCGATTCCTATAACCAGCGCCGCAGACTAATCGTCAAGGGCTTGCGTGAGGCCGGACTGGAATGCCATGAGCCGCAGGGTGCGTTCTATGCATTTCCGAGCATCGCCGGAACCGGGCTGACTTCGGATGAATTCGCAAAGCGCCTGCTCCGTGAATTCAGGGTGGCGGCCGTGCCGGGAAGCGTGTTCGGACTTGGCGGCGAAGGCTATTTGCGCTGCTCCTATGCCACTTCCGTAAGCCAATTGAACGAAGCGCTCGAACGGATCGGCGCGTTGGTGGCGCTTTTGAAGAATGAAAGAGAAAATAAGGCCTGA